One stretch of Brettanomyces nanus chromosome 4, complete sequence DNA includes these proteins:
- a CDS encoding uncharacterized protein (BUSCO:EOG09340DY1), with protein sequence MFVVMILSYYLLSIAVAFLLPPLSQCSNSASNTTEISSTIFPEEEEPSNLCTDIGTIPVEDQCVFAIDHCFRYKLGVVDHFRLYYCVSQTKIVRTFVILPLTLLLLVVLFISLGIAAGDFLCPNLSAISSFLRIPDNISGMTLLALGNDSPDIMSTYSSFKTDAASLAVGELVGAAFFVTCFVVGIMSIIHPFTLIPENGDADDSEADYDDMYHFVVTNAKMVYFRDIIFFMFTVLLVLAFLSRGVLTTPMLMILVFLHIVYTVMIISWQFVSSKKKKSIETTIRIRNMYDDDTPLRFSGEEGVELDNEYTFNPAILNNFEFYSILNNLTKNSAVKFKLSNIPRYSDSPGDYETRSVNAAIDLGTAANDESSSETSSRQDHVQQQNDQNDEFEDGFLKRTLNLITKPILLLMTYTVPRMTIDHYNIEYKFTFKELNMIVSGHQSNLLKLAISVLGFITAISWIGIIADELISDLKFISVVMHLSEAILGLTIFAIGNSVGDLISDIVIAKLGFPLMALAACLGGPLMNMLLGIGMSGLLAGSNIQLSLSVNLYLSCFFVLINLVFMMAIHATRPGAMGTRYRRNRVQPKSIDDLGSGAGIHPTFKKRTVLADTTNILKRPFIVPFKNRSRVTRVCHGRQNVRKARLKAPKSYAEDGGEELIISDPGFDAYGNGTVEKRKHALLPRNFIGTMEQSKLKLTKRFAFPFKTGRENEMRYRYNRPPPPLGNRKKVFFPPKPLHDPMAEYAIVLYDPTVDIIQGRKDDQEENALPTPDPAVEERPASSGKYKKRPQKTINEMLGIIPDSDPTKNFPNVPVVIDPKVAKVLRPHQISGVKFLYRCTAGLVDPKAKGCIMADEMGLGKTLQCIALMWTLLRQGPRGRKTISKSVIACPSSLVTNWANEIDKWLGKGTLNYLAMDGKGSKGSSVGEVLQTWADAMGRAVVRPVLIISYETLRRNVSRLADCEIGLILADEGHRLKNGDSLTFNALNSLNCERRVILSGTPIQNDLSEYFSLLSFANPGLLGSRNQFRKSYELDILRGRDSFSTDKERAKGDDKLQKLTDVVSRFIIRRTNDILSKYLPVKYEYVIFCNLSDFQKKLYNHFITSPEIRKLMKGLHSQPLKAIGLLKKLCNHPNLLKLPEDIEGCEGLIPEDYEEPNTYGRNVEIQTWHSGKFAMLERFLYKINRETDDKIVVISNYTQTLDLVEKLCRQHRFGSLRLDGTMNINKRQKFVDRFNDPEGREFVFLLSSKAGGCGINLIGANRLVLMDPDWNPASDQQALARIWRDGQKKHCFIYRFISTGTIEEKIYQRQSAKMQLSSCVVDSNDDVERLFSRDALKKLFQYNRDTTCETHETFKCKRCDPATFKQKIKPSAMLYGDATTWNHISHDCLAENEDFLIQNESQYDTISYAFQYVSH encoded by the exons ATGTTTGTTGTGATGATACTCTCTTATTATCTCCTGAGTATTGCTGTTgcgtttcttcttccaccgTTGTCTCAATGCTCCAACTCGGCTTCTAATACCACGGAAATCTCGTCTACCATatttccagaagaagaagaaccttcCAACCTATGTACAGATATTGGAACAATTCCTGTGGAAGATCAATGTGTCTTTGCCATTGACCATTGTTTTCGTTATAAGCTTGGTGTCGTGGACCACTTCAGATTGTACTATTGTGTCAGTCAAACGAAAATCGTGAGGACATTTGTGATCTTACCACTCACTCTACTACTTCTTGTTGTATTGTTCATTTCGTTGGGTATTGCAGCAGGTGACTTTCTATGTCCCAACTTGAGTGCCATATCGAGCTTTCTTAGAATTCCTGATAACATATCAGGAATGACCTTATTGGCTTTAGGTAACGATTCTCCAGATATAATGAGCACTTACAGTTCTTTTAAGACAGATGCTGCCTCTTTGGCAGTTGGTGAACTAGTTGGTGCCGCTTTTTTCGTTACTTGCTTCGTTGTTGGAATTATGTCTATTATTCATCCTTTCACATTAATTCCAGAAAATGGTGATGCAGACGATTCGGAAGCTGATTATGACGATATGTATCACTTTGTTGTGACCAATGCTAAAATGGTGTATTTTAGAGACATAATATTCTTCATGTTCACCGTATTGCTTGTTTTAGCATTTCTTAGCAGGGGAGTGTTAACTACTCCTATGCTAATGATACTTGTCTTTTTACACATTGTATACACAGTGATGATTATATCATGGCAGTTCGTATCGtctaaaaagaaaaaaagcattGAAACAACAATTCGAATCAGAAATATGTATGATGATGACACTCCACTTCGCTTTAgtggtgaagaaggtgtAGAATTGGACAATGAATATACATTCAACCCTGCCATTCTCAATAATTTTGAATTCTATTCAATATTGAACAACCTCACCAAGAACAGTGCCGTAAAATTCAAACTTTCCAATATTCCTAGATATTCGGACTCTCCTGGAGACTATGAAACTCGTTCAGTTAATGCCGCCATTGATTTAGGTACTGCAGCTAACGATGAATCGTCTTCAGAGACTTCATCCAGACAAGATCATGTGCAACAGCAAAATGATCaaaatgatgaatttgaagatggcTTTCTGAAAAGAACGCTCAACTTGATTACAAAACCAATTCTGTTACTCATGACGTATACCGTTCCTAGAATGACCATCGATCATTACAATATCGAGTACAAATTCACATTTAAAGAGCTA AATATGATTGTCTCTGGTCACCAATCAAACCTACTTAAGCTAGCTATTTCTGTTCTAGGATTTATTACAGCCATTTCATGGATTGGTATAATAGCAGACGAACTTATCAGCGATTTGAAGTTCATTTCTGTGGTGATGCATCTTTCTGAAGCAATCCTAGGATTGACGATATTTGCAATTGGCAATTCCGTGGGTGACTTAATCAGCGATATAGTGATTGCCAAATTAGGTTTTCCATTAATGGCTTTGGCAGCTTGCCTTGGTGGTCCATTAATGAATATGCTATTGGGTATTGGTATGAGTGGTTTACTTGCGGGCAGTAATATTCAACTCTCTTTAAGTGTGAACTTATACTTGAGttgtttctttgttttGATCAATCTAGTATTCATGATG GCAATTCACGCAACAAGGCCTGGTGCTATGGGAACGAGGTACAGACGTAACAGGGTTCAACCGAAGTCTATTGATGATCTCGGATCCGGTGCCGGTATTCATCCCACCtttaagaaaagaacagtCCTTGCTGATACTACCAATATACTGAAAAGGCCATTTATTGTTCCTTTCAAAAATCGTTCGAGGGTCACAAGAGTTTGTCATGGTAGGCAAAACGTTAGAAAAGCACGTCTAAAGGCCCCTAAATCATATGCTGAAGATGGTGGAGAAGAACTAATTATAAGCGATCCTGGATTCGATGCCTATGGCAATGGAACTgtagagaaaagaaaacatGCTCTATTACCCCGAAATTTCATTGGTACGATGGAGCAGTCAAAACTGAAATTGACAAAGAGATTTGCGTTTCCCTTTAAAACGGGGAGGGAGAACGAAATGAGATACAGATACAACAGACCACCTCCTCCACTAGGaaatagaaagaaggtgTTTTTCCCTCCAAAGCCGTTGCACGATCCCATGGCAGAGTATGCAATCGTTTTATATGATCCTACAGTTGACATAATTCAAGGAAGGAAGGATGATCAGGAAGAGAACGCGTTACCTACACCGGATCCTGCAGTGGAGGAAAGACCGGCCAGCTCAGGGAAGTACAAGAAAAGACCTCAAAAGACCATAAACGAGATGTTGGGAATTATTCCCGATTCAGATCCTACAAAGAACTTCCCTAATGTACCTGTGGTTATTGATCCTAAAGTTGCCAAGGTTTTGAGGCCCCATCAAATCTCTGGTGTCAAGTTTCTTTATCGATGCACTGCTGGTTTAGTGGATCCAAAGGCTAAGGGCTGTATCATGGCCGACGAAATGGGTCTTGGAAAGACTTTACAATGCATCGCGCTCATGTGGACGTTACTAAGACAAGGTCCTCGTGGTCGTAAAACCATCAGTAAATCTGTCATTGCGTGCCCCTCCTCCTTGGTGACGAATTGGGCCAATGAAATTGATAAGTGGCTCGGTAAGGGAACTTTGAACTACTTAGCCATGGACGGTAAAGGTTCCAAGGGTAGCAGCGTTGGCGAAGTGCTACAAACTTGGGCTGATGCGATGGGCCGTGCTGTTGTTAGGCCTGTTCTTATCATCAGCTATGAAACCTTGAGAAGGAACGTTTCTCGTCTAGCAGATTGTGAAATCGGTCTTATTCTCGCTGACGAGGGACATAGGCTTAAGAATGGAGACTCTTTGACCTTCAATGCACTTAACTCTCTCAACTGTGAGCGTCGTGTCATTCTATCTGGTACTCCTATTCAAAACGACTTATCCGAATACTTTTCTCTACTATCATTTGCCAATCCAGGATTATTAGGATCCAGAAACCAGTTCCGGAAAAGTTACGAGCTTGATATTTTGAGAGGTAGAGATTCCTTTTCTACCGATAAGGAACGTGCTAAAGGTGATGACAAATTACAGAAGCTTACTGATGTTGTTTCAAGATTTATTATTAGAAGAACAAATGATATTCTCTCGAAGTACTTACCCGTGAAGTATGAGTATGTTATTTTCTGCAACCTGTCCGATTTCCAGAAAAAGTTGTATAACCATTTCATCACTTCACCAGAGATTagaaagttgatgaagGGATTGCATTCACAGCCTTTGAAGGCTATTGGCCTCCTCAAAAAGCTCTGTAATCACCCCAATTTGCTAAAGCTCCCAGAGGATATTGAAGGCTGTGAGGGTTTGATTCCGGAGGATTATGAGGAACCAAATACATATGGAAGAAATGTAGAAATACAAACTTGGCACAGCGGAAAATTTGCAATGCTGGAACGGTTCCTTTACAAGATCAACAGAGAAACCGATGATAAGATTGTGGTAATCTCCAATTATACACAAACTTTGGATTTGGTGGAAAAATTATGTCGCCAACATCGGTTTGGTTCGTTGAGACTTGACGGAACTATGAATATCAACAAACGTCAAAAGTTTGTAGATCGTTTCAATGATCCAGAAGGGAGAGAAtttgtttttctcttgaGTTCCAAAGCTGGTGGTTGTGGCATTAACTTGATTGGTGCCAACCGTCTTGTTTTAATGGATCCAGATTGGAATCCAGCCTCGGATCAACAGGCTTTGGCCAGGATTTGGAGAGATGGCCAGAAAAAGCATTGCTTCATATATAGATTCATATCCACTGGTACCatagaagagaagatttATCAAAGACAATCTGCCAAGATGCAGTTGTCGTCGTGCGTGGTGGATTCGAACGACGATGTGGAGAGGTTGTTTTCCAGAGAcgctttgaagaagttgtttcAGTACAACAGAGATACCACATGTGAGACTCACGAGACTTTTAAGTGTAAGAGATGCGATCCTGCAACATTCaaacagaagatcaagCCTTCTGCTATGCTTTACGGTGATGCTACCACTTGGAATCACATTAGTCATGACTGTTTGGCGGAAAACGAGGATTTCCTCATTCAGAACGAATCCCAATACGACACGATCAGTTACGCATTCCAGTATGTGTCCCACTAG